CGCCGGACTCGGCGCGCTCATGGTCCTCTACATCGTCCTGGGAGGGATGCGGGCGGCCACGCTGGTCCAGACGGTCAAGGCGGTCCTGCTCGTGGCCGGCGGTGTCGCCCTGGCGGTGCTGATCCTGGCCAGGTTCGACTTCGACCCGGGCGCGCTTCTGAGCTCGGCGGTCAAGGGAAGTGGCCACGGGGACGATTTCCTGAGCCCGGGGCTTCGTTTCGGCGGCGGATCGACGGGACTGGACTCACTGAGCGAGCAACTGGCCCTGCTGATCGGAGCCGCCGGTCTGCCGCATCTGCTGATGCGGATCAGTACCGTCCCCACCCCGAGCGACGCACGTCGATCGGTCCAGTACGCCGCCCTGTTGACCGTCGTGTTCTATCTGGCCGCGGTCGTGCTCGGCTTCGGGGCCGCGGCGCTCGTCGGCACACAGGTGATCGCGGGGGACAGCCCCTCCGGCAACACGGCGGTGCTCCTGCTCGCGGCGGACATCGGTGGTTCGCTCCTGCTCACCGCTGTCGCGTGTCTGGCCTTCGCCACCGTCCTGGCCGTCGTCGCGGGCGTCACGCTCGCCGCCGCGACCTCCCTGGCCCACGACATCTACGGTGCCTTCCTGACCCGTGGCACGGCCTCCGGGCAGCGGGAGCTCGTCGTCGCGCGAGCGTCGGCCGTGGCGGTCGGAACGATCGCCACGCTGTTGGCCGTGTTCGCGCGCGGCCTCAACGTCTCGTTCCTCATCGGGCTGGCGTTCGCGGTGGCCGCCTCGGCGATCGTTCCCGCCCTGCTGTACGGCATGTACTGGAAGAACTTCACGACCCGCGGCGCGACTTGGAGCATCTACGGGGGTCTGCTGACCTCCGTGGCCCTGGTGGGGCTCTCGCCCCAGGTCTCGGGGAGCGCGACCGCGCTGCTCCCGCACCTGGACTTCGCGGTGTTCCCTCTGCGTAATCCGGGGCTCGTCGCGATCCCGGCCGGGTTCCTCCTCGGCTGGCTCGGCTCGGTACTTCCCGGATCAGCCGGGCGGGCCGATGCCGCCATGAGTGCGTACATGGACCCGGAGGGACACGAAGCCGCCGCGGGCACCGCGGTTCGGCCCCGCGCGTGAGCGTCACCTGCCCGACGAGATCGTCGAGACGCTTGTCACGGCGTGGTCAACGGTCCGCCGACAGACGCTGAGCAGGGCCGCACCCCGCTTACAGTGGTGGGGTGTCCTCAGGAAATGCCGTCGTAGCGCGCAATGTGCGTCTTCTCAGAGAGCAGCGGGGCCTGTCCCTGGCCGCGTTGGCCCGGGAGGCGGGCCTCGCCAAGCAGACGCTGTCGAACCTGGAACAGGGCACCGGCAACCCCACCGTGGACACGTTGTTCTCGATCGCGACGGCGTTGGGGGTGCCGGTGACCAGGCTGGTGGCCGAGCGCGAGCAGGTGATGACCGTTCAGCGCGGCGCCGACGTCGTCTGGAAGGAGCACGAGGGGTTCGCGACCCGGGCTCTGGACCATGTGTACGGCTCGGGTGTCATCGAGAACTACCTCGTACGCGTTTGCCCCGACCGGGACGGAGCGGGGAAGCCGACCGAGCCGCACCCGGTGGGCACGCTGGAGCACCTGTACGTGATCAGTGGCCGGGTGCGGGTCGGTCCGGCGGACAGCCCGGTGGAGTTGGACACCGGCGACTTCGTGCGCTATCCGGGCGACCGGCCGCACGTGTACCAGTCGCTGGAGGGGGAGAGCCTGGTGCACATCGTGGTGAGCGTGCCGCGCGTGCAGCCCGGCACCGGGGGCACGAACACGAGGCGGACCCACGACGACGGCGCGCACTGAGCCGCGCGTCGACCGGGTCGGAGGGAAAGTGCGCCCCCGGCGTCCTACGGCGTGTGCCGCTGGGCCTTGGCGGCGGCGTTGATCGCCCGCGCCGCCTCGTAGGCCACGCGGCGCAGGGCGGGGGCGAAGCGGGCCCGGTCGAAGCGGTGGTCCGCGCCGGCGACGGAGAGGGCCGCGACCGGGCGGCCCGCGGGCCCCATGACGGGGACGGCGACACAGGTGAGGCCGAGGGTGGCCTCCTGGCGGTCGTACGCGATGCCGTCCCGTCGGATGCGCTGCAGTTCGGCGCGGAAGGCGGTGGGCTCGGTGATCGTGTAGTCGGTGAGCTTCGGCAGCCCCGCCGCGATGGCCGCCTCCATGGCGTCGTGGTCGAAGGCCAGCAGGGCCTTGCCGACGGCCGTGCAGTACGCGGGCAGCCGGGCGCCGATGCGCGAGGGGGAGCGGGTGGCGCGGTGCCCGTGGATCTTGTTCACGTACACGATGTCGGTGTCGTGCAGCACCGCGAGGTGAACGGTCTCCTGGGTCAGCACGTACAGGTCCGCGAGATGGGGCAGCAGTCGCTCGCGCAGTACCAGGGAGGTCGGGCCGTAGACCCGGGTGCCTATGTCGAAGAGCTGGGCGCCCAGCCGGTAGTCGCTGCCGACCCGCTCGACCAGTTCGTTGCGCTGGAGGATGCCCAACAGCCGGAAGGCGGTCGATTTGGTGAGACGGGTACGGCGGGCCAACTCGCTCACGCCGATCTCCCGGTCCTCCTCGGCGAGCGACTTGAGCAGGACGAGTGCCTTGTCGACCGCGGTCCGCTGATCAGACGCGGCCGTCGGCGCCTGGGAACGCGGATCGTCCGCGAGCGAGGGATCTGCCGAGGAAACTGCGAGAGAGGGGTCGGTGAGTGAGCTCTCGATGAGATCGGACGTGGGGGAGTGAACTGACATGGCGGGCTCCCGGGACTGTGCGGATGCAGCCATCAAAATGGACGCGCGTCCAATGTAGAGGCCCCTTTGCGGGTTGTAAACGGTCGGGGACGGTCCGTCGATAGGGGCGCGTCGGCGTGCCACATCACGGCACGGTGGCTGGGCCGCGCCGCCGCCCCTGGAGTCTTCTGGGCGCATGCACCGACTCAACACCGCAGCGCCGACGCTCCGCCCAGCAGCCCGTGCGCGTCGGCACGGAGGCGCCGCGCGACCTGGGGAGTCGGGTGGCCCGGCGGTCCCGCGCCCCGGATCCGCACGACAGGGCTCCGCCCGGGTAACCGTGCCCGGACACCCACGCCCGCTCGGGCACGCGCCCGCACCCGCACCGCCACGCCGCCCATCCGCACCTCCGCGCCCACCCGCACTCGTGGCGCCCGCCGGCCTCTCCCCGGCCCCGATCCGCGACGAGGAGGCCCGGCGATGACTTCCCCGCCCGTACGGCCCAGCGACCGTCTCGCCGGCGTGCCGCGCCCGTCCGTCGACGTGAGCGCGTACCTCGACCTCGACCACGGGCTGATCGACCGCACGATCTTCAGCGATCCGGTGCTGTACCAGCAGGAGTTGCGCCGGGTCTTCGCGCCGAGCTGGCTGTTCCTCGCCCACGAGAGCCAGTTCGGCAAGCCCGGCGACTTCTTCACGACGTACATGGGAGAGGACCCGGTCATCGTCGCGATGGGCCGGGACCGGAGGCTGCGGGCGTTCCTCAACGCCTGCCGGCACCGCGGGATGCGGGTCTGCCGGGCCGACGCCGGCGCGACCAAGGCCTTCACGTGCAGCTACCACGGCTGGTCGTACGACACCTCGGGCAAGCTCGTCAACGTACCCAACCAGGGCGACTACCCGGACCACTTCGAACAGGACCGGTGGGGACTGGTCGAGGTCGCGCGGCTCGACTCGTACAAGGGGCTCGTCTTCGCCACCTGGGACCCCGACGCGCCGCCGCTCGTCGAGGCGCTGGGCGGGATGACCTGGTACATGGACGCGATGCTGGACCGCGATCCGGAAGGCACCGAGGTCGTCGGCGGGGTGCACAAGTGGGTGCTGGAGGGCAACTGGAAGCTGGCGGCCGAGCAGTTCGCCTCCGACTGGTACCACGTCAACATCTCGCACGCCTCCGCGCTGATGGTCATGTCGCCGACGGGCAAGGGACCCAGGACGGAGATCGTGCAGACCCCCGGACGGCAGTACGCCGATCCGCTCGGGCACGGACACGGCTTCCCGACCCACCCCAAGAGCCGCTTCGACGACCGGATCGTGCACGCCCACTACGACTACGAGGCGCTGCGCGAGCGGCTCGGCGACGCGCGGGTGGAAGGGCCGATGACCACCGGCCACGCCACCGTCTTCCCCAACTTCTCCTACCTCCCGGTCAACGGCTCCATCCGGGTCTGGCACCCCAAGGGCCCGGACCGCATGGAGGTCTGGGCCTGGACGCTGGTCGACAGATCCATGCCGGACGAGGTGAAGAACGCCCAACGGCTCTACAACCTGCGCACGTTCGGGCCCACCGGGATCTTCGAGCAGGACGACGGCGAGAACTGGAGCGAGTGCCAGGCCACGGCCCATGGGTTCGTCTCCGGCTCGATGACCCTCAACTACCAGATGGGCCTGGGGCTGGAGAGCGAGGACGGTGTCCATCCGGGCACCACCGGCCGCCTCTACACCGACGGCGCCGCCCGCGGCCTGTACGCCCGCTGGCGCGACCTGATGAACACGCCCGCCTGGCACGAGAAGGACTCCTGATGAGCACGAACACGAGCGGCACCGCCGTGCGCGTCGCCACCGTCGGCGACATCGAGGACGGCGAGGCGCTGAAGGTACCGGCCGAGGCCAGCGGTCACGGCGAGGCCATCGCCGTCTTTCACGACGGCGGCGCCTACTACGCCCTCGACGACACCTGCTCGCACGGCCGGGCGTCCCTGTCCGAGGGCTGGATCGAGGACGGCGAGGTCGAGTGCCCGCTGCACAGTGCCCGCTTCTGTCTGAAGTCCGGCGAACCCCAGTGCATGCCCGCCACCCTCGCCGTGCGCACCCACCGCGTCGAGGTCCGCGACGACGTCATCTGGCTCCACCCCGGCCGGCCCGACGAGCGGGCCGCCGAATGAGCCCCCCTCCCCCCGCGCCCCGGCGGATCGCCGTCGTCGGCGCGGGCCCGGCCGCCGTCTCCACCTGCGACGCGCTGCGCGCCCAGGGGTACGACGGGGAACTGGTCCTGTACTCCGCCGAGCACGGGCTGCCGTACGACCGACCGCCGCTCAGCAAGGACGTCCTGCTCGGCAAGGCCCGGCGCGCGGACGTCCTGCTGCGGCCCGAGAGGTGGTACGAGGAGCAGCGCGTCCAGGTGCGTGAGGACGCCCGGGTCGGCGCGATCCGGCCCCACTCGGGCGGCGTGGAACTGGCCGACGGCACGATCGCCGAGGCCGACCGGATCGTGCTGGCCACGGGAGGCACGCCGCGTCCGCTGCCGGTGCCCGGCGACGACCCGGCGGTCCGTCGACTGCGTACCTGGGACGACGCCGAAGGCCTCCGGGAACGTCTGCTGCCCGGCGCCCGGGTGATCGTCGTCGGCGCAGGCCTGATCGGCGCCGAGACCGCCGCCGTCGCCGTGGCCCTGGGCTGCCGGGTCACTCTCGTCGACCCCGTGCCGGTGCCACTGGCGGCGGCCGTCGGCGGCGACATCGCGGGCGCCCTGCACCGCAGGCACACCACCGAGGGAATCGAGGTCGTCACCGCCGGGGTCCAGAGCGTCGAACGGAGCCCCCAGGGCCTCCGCGTACGCCTCACCGGGCACGGCGGCACCCTGACCGCCGACACGCTGGTGGTGGGCATCGGAATCCGCCCGGCCACGGAAGCGGCCGAGGCCGCCGGGCTGCGCGTCGACAACGGCGTCGTCGTCCACCCCGGGCAGCGCACGTCGCACCCGAACGTCTTCGCCGTCGGCGACGTGGCCCGCCCCGACGGCCACCGCGTACGCCACGAACACTGGGAGGCCGCCCAGCGGGACGGTGAGGCCGCCGCCCTGGGCATCCTGGGCCGTCCGGTGCCGGACCCGGGCGTGCCCTGGTTCTGGTCCGACCGGCACGGCTCGCGCCTGGAGGCGGTCGGCACCATGGCGGACGCCGGGCGACACGTACTGCGCGGCGATCCCGACAGCGGCTCCTTCACCGCGTTCGGCCTGCGCGGCGACCGCCTGGTCGCGGCCGCCGCCATCGACCGCGCCCGGGACATCAAGGCCGCCCGGCGTCTCATCGACCGCGGTGTCCGGCTGTCCGCCACGGAACTGACCGACGAGCGCACCGACCTACGCGCCCTGCTCAGGCGATGACCCCGGCGGGGACCGTTCGCCCGCCTGCCCACGCGGCCGTGCCGCTCCACGGCACACACGCTCCCCGCGCCCCGCGCTCCGCGCTGGAATGCCCGCAAGCAGTGAGGCCCGCAGGAGGAACCACCGATGACCACGCACGCACCGGAGCCGGCGGTCGACTCGACGCAGAGGGTGTCCGATGCCGATGTCCGGCTGCACTTCGAAGTCCAGCGGTTGTACGCCCTTGAGGCGCAGTTGCTCGACCAGCACCGCTACGCGGACTGGCTGGAACTGTTCACGGAGGATCTGCACTACTGGGCGCCGGTGCGCACCAACCGGCTGCGGCGACAACAGGCGCTGGCCGACGGGACACCCGGCGAGGTGGCGATCTTCGACGAGACCAGGGCGAGCCTGGCCTGGCGGATCCGCCGCTTCGACTCGGGCATGGCCTGGGCCGAGGACCCGCCGTCCAGATCCCGGCACCTGATCACCAACGTCATGGTCAGGGCTGCCGAGAAGCCGGGGGAGTACGTCGCCGAGTCGGCCTTCCTCTGCTACCGCAACCGCCTGGAACGCGAGGTCGACCTCTACGCCGGCGGACGCACCGACCGGCTGCGCCGCGACCCGGACGACGGACGGCTGCTGATCGCCCGCCGCACGATCCTGCTCGACCAGAACGTCCTGCTCGCCAAGAACATCAGCACGTTCCTCTGACCGGAGAGCCGAAAGCCGGACAGCCGGATGAACGAACAACCTGGAGACCTCGCGTGACCAAAGACCAGACCGAAGAGCCGAAGCTCGTCGAGCACACCGTGCGGACCACGCTCGGGCCCGTCGCGGTCAGCGAGACCGGTGAGGGGCCGGTGCTGGTGATGCTGCACGGCGGCGGTCCCGGCGCGAGCGCGGTCGCCAACTACCACCAGAATCTGCCCGCCCTCGCCCCCCGCTTCCGCGTGCTCCTGCCCGACCAGCCGGGTTTCGGCGGCAGCTACCGTCCCACCGAGGCGGATCTCGACGCCCGCAGCATCACCGAGATCACCGTCGACGCGCTGCTGCAGACCCTGGACACCCTCGGCATCGACCGCTTCCACCTGCTCGGCAACAGCCTCGGCGGTGCCGCGGCCATCGCCACCGCGCTCGAAGTCCCCGAGCGGGTCGAGAAGTTGGTGCTGATGGCACCCGGCGGCGGCTGGCTGCCCTTCGGACCCACCCCGACCGAGGGACAGAAGGCCATGTTCCGCTACTACAACGGCGAGGGCCCGACGCCGAAGAAGATGCGGGACTTCATCGGCGTGATGACCGCCGAGCCCAAACGCTGGGCGGACACCGCCCAGGCCCGCTACGAGGCCTCGCTCGACGAGTCCCACATCGCCTTCTACCACGCCTACAACGCCGCCTTCGCCAAACGGCACGGCATGGACCCGCTCTGGCAGCGCGTCCACCGCATCAAGGCCCCCACCCTCCTGCTCTGGGGCCGGGACGACCGCACCATCACCCTGGACGGCGCCCAGTTGATGCTCAAGCAGATCCGGGACGTCCGACTGCACGTCTTCGGCGGCTGCGGCCACTGGGTGCAACTGGAACGCCGGGCCGAGTTCGAACGCCTGGTCACCGACTTCCTCGGGGAGGCCTGATCCATGGGCAGGGGATGGCTGGAGAACGAGGTCGCTCTAATCACCGGCGGGGGCTCCGGCATCGGCCGCGCCGTCGCCCTGCGCTACCTCGCGGAGGGCGCCCGCGTCGCGATCCTCGGCCGTACGGCCGCGCAACTGGAGGAGGTGGTCCGCGCCGCCGGAGAGCTGGGTGACCGGGTACTGCCCCTCACCGGCGACGTACGCAGCACGGACGATCTGCACCGGGCGGTGGAGACGACCGTCGAACGGCTCGGCAAACTCGACGTCCTCGTCCCGAACGCCGGTATCTGGGACTACCACCGCAGTGTGACCCGCCTGTCGGGCAAGGAACTGGGCGAGGCCTTCGACGAAATCTTCGCGATCAACGTCAAGGGGTACGCGCTGGCCGTGGAGGCCGCCTGGCGGGAGCTGGTCGCCACGCGCGGCAGCATCGTGATGACCCTCTCGAACGCCTCCCTGCACACCGACGGCGGCGGCTCCCTCTACACCGCCAGCAAGCACGCCTGCCTCGGCCTGCTGCGCCAGTTCGCCTTCGAACTGGCGCCGAGCGTCCGCGTCAACGGGGTAGCCGTCGGCGGCATGCGCACCCAACTGCGCGGCCCCGAGAGCCTCGGGCTGCACCACCGCACGCTCGCCGCGTCCTTCGCCAGGAACGAGGAGGCCCAGGCTCTCTCCGGCGAGAGGCCGCCGCCGCTGATCCCGTTGTACGACTCCAGCGTTGAACCGGAGGACTTCACCGGTCCGTATGTCCTGCTGGCCTCCCGCACCGACAGCGGCACCGTCACCGGTGCCGTGATCCCCGCCGACGGCGGCATCGCCGTACGCGGTTTCCGCGCCCCCGCCGGCGGCGCGGGCCTGTGACCCACACCGACGAACGTCTCGCCCGACAGCCATTGAAGGAGCCGCCGTCATGGCCGCCGTCGACATCAGTCCAGCCGCCGCGCTGCACCGCAGAGCCCTGCACCCCACGCCGACCGCCCTCGTGTACGAGGGCCGCGAGATCTCCGCGGCACAACTCGACGGTACGGTCGGGGAGTTCGCCGCCGGGCTGTCGGACCACGGGCTGCGCCGCGGGGACCGGATCGCCTACCTCGGCCTCAACAGCGCGACCTTCCTGGAGACGCTGTTCGCCGCGGCCCGTCTCGGGGCGGTCTTCGTCCCCCTCAACTTCCGCCTCGCGGCCGACGAGGTCCGCCACATCCTCAACGACTGCGGCGCCCACACCGTCGTCGTCGAGGAGGGCCACCGCGAACTGGCGGAGTCGATCCTGCACGACATACCCGCCCGCAGCCGTCTGCTGGTCGACACCGACCCCGCGTGCCCGGCGACGGACGAGCCCGCGCCCGGCTGGACGCCGCTGTCCACGCTGCGCGGCCCGCACCGCCCCGTAAGGGAACCCGTGGCGCTGTACGACGACGACCTCGCGGCCCTGATGTACACCTCGGGCACCACCGGCCGGCCCAAGGGGGTCATGCTCACCCACGGCAACCTGTGGTGGAACGCGGTCAACGTCGACGCCGTCGTGGACACCCGCTGCGACGACGTGAACCTGGCCCTCGCCCCGCTGTTCCACATCGGCGGGCTCAACGCCCTCACCCTGCGCACCCTGGTGCGCGGCGGCACCGTGGTGCTGCGCCGGGCCTTCGAACCGGCCCAGTGCCTGCGGGACCTCGTCGAGCATCGCGTGAACACCTTCTTCGCGGTCCCGGCCATGTACACGGCCCTCGCCCGTGTGCCCGGTTTCGCGGACGCCGACCTCGGCGCCCTCCGGTCCGCGATCGTCGCGGGGGCTCCCGTCCCACCACAGCTGATCCGGGACTACGGCGAGGCGGGCCTGCTGCTCCAGCAGGCCTGGGGGCTGACGGAGACGGCACCGTTCGCCACCTACCTGCCGGCCCGGCTGACCCTGGAGAAGACCGGATCGGCCGGCGTCGCGATGCCGTACACGGAGATCCGGTTGACGCACCCCGCCACCGGGGCCGGGATCGACGGACCGGACACCCAGGGCGAGATCTGCGTACGCGGCCCCAACGTCACCTCCGGCTACTGGGACAACCCGGACGCCACCCGGGCCGCCTTCGACGACATGGGCTGGTTCCACAGCGGGGACATCGCCTACCGGGACAAGGACGGCTTCTACTACATCGTGGACCGCCTCAAGGACATGATCATCAGCGGTGGCGAGAACGTGTATCCCGCCGAAGTGGAACGCGTCCTCGTCGAGTACCCGGGCATCCTGGAGGCCGCCGTCGTCGGGGTACCGGACGCCAAGTGGGGCGAGACCGTGCTGGCCGTCCTGAGCTGCGCGTCCGGTACGCGGCCCACGGTGGAGGAGGTACGGGCGTTCGCCGACCGGTATCTGGCCCGCTACAAGCTCCCCACCGACGTCATGGTCATCGACCGGCTGCCCCGCAACGCCAGCGGCAAGCTGGACAAGATCGAGCTGCGCCGGTGGGTGACGGCGCGGCGCAGCGCGCCGAGCGCGCCGACGTCCTGACCCACCATCCAGGGAGCACGAGTCGTGGTCACACTTCCCGACATCGCGCCGCGGACCACCGTCGGCGACCGCTGGTTGCTGCGACCGCTCGACGGAGCGTCCGGCGAACCGCTCGGCGCACGCGGGGCGGCCGCGCGCGGTTACGCGGCCTCGTACGGTGCCGGGAACGGTCCCGGGGACCGGGGCGGAGACGAGGGGGGACCCGAGCGCGGACCCGAGGAGTTCCGCGTCCATGTCCAGCGGGTCCAACACCATCCGGTGCGGGCCTGTTACCCCTTCGGCGCGCACGACCTCGTCGTCTGGCTCGGCGACGGCGGCACGGGAAGAACCGAGCACGGCGACCGTGCCGACCACGCGGACCGCGTCCCCGAGGCGGCCGGCGCGGACCTGCTGCGCGTCCTCGTTCCCGCGCTCTTCGCCGCCGCCCCGCGCTGCCGTCGCGTCATCGCCGCCCCGGACGAGCGCGACGTCCACGCCCAGCGCGTCCTGTCGGCCGGGGGGTTCCGCAGGATCACCGAGGCGGATCTGCCCGACTGCTCCGTCGTCCTGTTCGCCGCCGAACCACCGGCTCTCGCCGAGCTGTCCACGGCCCTCGACGACATGCCTCACTGAGGGGCAGCCCGAACCGGCTCCCCTCAGCCGCAGCCGCGCCGCGAGCCGGGTTCCTCCCGGCTCGCGGCGCGGCTGCGGCGTGCCCGCGCACATCCCTGGTGCGTACACGCAAACCGTGCTGCCCAGCGGCACACGCGCTAGGGCAGCACGGCCGGTCGGCGCGACCGTGGCCGCGTGCTTGCCGCAACCGCAATTTCCCAGAGCGCCGCCGACCCGCTGTCGGGGCTGGTGCTGCGCGATGTCCCCGAGCCGACCCCGCGCCCGGGGTGGTCACGCGTCCGTGTCGTGGCCTCCTCGCTGAACATGCACGACGTGTGGACGCTGAGAGGAGTGGGGCATCCTCCCGACCGGCTGCCGATCACCCTCGGGTGCGACGCGGCCGGCTACGACGAGGACGGCAACGAGGTCATCGTCCACCCGGTGATCGGCGATCCGGACGCGGGTCGGGGCGACGAGACGCTGGACCCCGGTCGCGCGCTGCTGTCCGAGCGGCACGACGGCGCGTTCGCGGAGTATCTGACCGTTCCCGCCCGCAACCTGGTACCGAAGCCGGACTGGCTCTCGTTCGACGAGGCCGCCTGTCTGCCCGTCGCCTGGACCACCGCGTACCGCATGCTGTTCACCCAGGCCCGGATCACCGCCGGCGACCGGGTGCTCGTGCAGGGCGCGGGCGGCGGTGTCGCCTCCGCGGCCATCAGGCTCGCCGTGGCCGCGGGTGCCGTCGTCTACGCCACCAGCCGAAGCGCGGACAAGCGCGCCGAGGCCGTGTCCTGGGGAGCACGCGCCGCCGTGGCCCCGGGCGAGCGGCTGCCCGAACGGGTGGACGTGGTGATCGAGACGGTCGGCGAGGCGACCTGGTCGCACTCGCTGAAGTCGCTCCGCCCCGGTGGCACGGTCGTCATCGCCGGCGCGACGAGCGGGATGAACCCGCCGGCCGACCTCGGGCGGATCTTCTATCTCCAGCAGCGCATCCTCGGCTCCACCGGCTGCACCCGCGTCGAACTGGTCGCGATGCTGCGGCTGATGGAGGCCACCGGCGTCCGCCCGGTCATCGACCGGACCCTTCCGCTCGCCGAGATCCACAAGGGCTTCCAGCTCATGATCGACGGCGGTCTCACCGGAAAGCTCGTCGTCCACCCGCCGGGCCCGGCCCGCCCCCGCACCTCGCACAAGTAAGGAAGCGTCATGACCGCAGCAGCCGTCGGGCTGTCCCATTCGCCCCTCATCGGCAAGAACGATCCCGACCCCGAGGTCCTGGTGCGGGTCGACCGGGCCGTCGAGGGAGCCCGCGAGTTCGTCCGCGCCCACGATCCGGAACTGGTCGTCCTCTACGCGCCCGACCACTACAACGGCTTCTTCTACAAGGAAATGCCGCCCTTCTGCCTGGCCACGGAGGCCCACGCGGTGGGCGACTTCGGCACGTCGGCCGGCCCGCTGTCGGTCGACACCGCCGCGGCGCGGGCGCTGGCCCGGGGCGTGCTGGACCGGGGTGTCGATCTGACCGTCTCGGCCCGGATGACCGTGGACCACGGATTCGCGCAGCCCCTGGAGGTCCTCTTCGGCGGGATAGACAAGGTGCCCGTGGTGCCGGTGTTCGTCAACGGTGTGGCCACTCCGCTCGGCCCCGTCGGCCGGGTCCGTGCGCTCGGTACCGCGATCGGCCGGGCAGCGGCCGAACTCGACCGCAGGGTCCTGTTCCTGGCCTCCGG
The DNA window shown above is from Streptomyces akebiae and carries:
- a CDS encoding alpha/beta fold hydrolase codes for the protein MTKDQTEEPKLVEHTVRTTLGPVAVSETGEGPVLVMLHGGGPGASAVANYHQNLPALAPRFRVLLPDQPGFGGSYRPTEADLDARSITEITVDALLQTLDTLGIDRFHLLGNSLGGAAAIATALEVPERVEKLVLMAPGGGWLPFGPTPTEGQKAMFRYYNGEGPTPKKMRDFIGVMTAEPKRWADTAQARYEASLDESHIAFYHAYNAAFAKRHGMDPLWQRVHRIKAPTLLLWGRDDRTITLDGAQLMLKQIRDVRLHVFGGCGHWVQLERRAEFERLVTDFLGEA
- a CDS encoding 3-phenylpropionate/cinnamic acid dioxygenase subunit beta; amino-acid sequence: MTTHAPEPAVDSTQRVSDADVRLHFEVQRLYALEAQLLDQHRYADWLELFTEDLHYWAPVRTNRLRRQQALADGTPGEVAIFDETRASLAWRIRRFDSGMAWAEDPPSRSRHLITNVMVRAAEKPGEYVAESAFLCYRNRLEREVDLYAGGRTDRLRRDPDDGRLLIARRTILLDQNVLLAKNISTFL
- a CDS encoding helix-turn-helix domain-containing protein; the encoded protein is MSSGNAVVARNVRLLREQRGLSLAALAREAGLAKQTLSNLEQGTGNPTVDTLFSIATALGVPVTRLVAEREQVMTVQRGADVVWKEHEGFATRALDHVYGSGVIENYLVRVCPDRDGAGKPTEPHPVGTLEHLYVISGRVRVGPADSPVELDTGDFVRYPGDRPHVYQSLEGESLVHIVVSVPRVQPGTGGTNTRRTHDDGAH
- a CDS encoding sodium/solute symporter: MTGTDATVDLPVFFVFLVCALFLVMWAGPQRGTVTEFYVSDGLLKPAHNGVALFGDVMSAAALLGSPGLIALTGYDGTLSVLGPAVSWIVILLLVAERYHSTTEFTIGDRLARRLRSRPVHLAAGAATLVVCLLYLIAQLVGASALTVGILGSAGRGMEGAVSAGLGALMVLYIVLGGMRAATLVQTVKAVLLVAGGVALAVLILARFDFDPGALLSSAVKGSGHGDDFLSPGLRFGGGSTGLDSLSEQLALLIGAAGLPHLLMRISTVPTPSDARRSVQYAALLTVVFYLAAVVLGFGAAALVGTQVIAGDSPSGNTAVLLLAADIGGSLLLTAVACLAFATVLAVVAGVTLAAATSLAHDIYGAFLTRGTASGQRELVVARASAVAVGTIATLLAVFARGLNVSFLIGLAFAVAASAIVPALLYGMYWKNFTTRGATWSIYGGLLTSVALVGLSPQVSGSATALLPHLDFAVFPLRNPGLVAIPAGFLLGWLGSVLPGSAGRADAAMSAYMDPEGHEAAAGTAVRPRA
- a CDS encoding aromatic ring-hydroxylating dioxygenase subunit alpha, which encodes MTSPPVRPSDRLAGVPRPSVDVSAYLDLDHGLIDRTIFSDPVLYQQELRRVFAPSWLFLAHESQFGKPGDFFTTYMGEDPVIVAMGRDRRLRAFLNACRHRGMRVCRADAGATKAFTCSYHGWSYDTSGKLVNVPNQGDYPDHFEQDRWGLVEVARLDSYKGLVFATWDPDAPPLVEALGGMTWYMDAMLDRDPEGTEVVGGVHKWVLEGNWKLAAEQFASDWYHVNISHASALMVMSPTGKGPRTEIVQTPGRQYADPLGHGHGFPTHPKSRFDDRIVHAHYDYEALRERLGDARVEGPMTTGHATVFPNFSYLPVNGSIRVWHPKGPDRMEVWAWTLVDRSMPDEVKNAQRLYNLRTFGPTGIFEQDDGENWSECQATAHGFVSGSMTLNYQMGLGLESEDGVHPGTTGRLYTDGAARGLYARWRDLMNTPAWHEKDS
- a CDS encoding IclR family transcriptional regulator, encoding MSVHSPTSDLIESSLTDPSLAVSSADPSLADDPRSQAPTAASDQRTAVDKALVLLKSLAEEDREIGVSELARRTRLTKSTAFRLLGILQRNELVERVGSDYRLGAQLFDIGTRVYGPTSLVLRERLLPHLADLYVLTQETVHLAVLHDTDIVYVNKIHGHRATRSPSRIGARLPAYCTAVGKALLAFDHDAMEAAIAAGLPKLTDYTITEPTAFRAELQRIRRDGIAYDRQEATLGLTCVAVPVMGPAGRPVAALSVAGADHRFDRARFAPALRRVAYEAARAINAAAKAQRHTP
- a CDS encoding NAD(P)/FAD-dependent oxidoreductase produces the protein MSPPPPAPRRIAVVGAGPAAVSTCDALRAQGYDGELVLYSAEHGLPYDRPPLSKDVLLGKARRADVLLRPERWYEEQRVQVREDARVGAIRPHSGGVELADGTIAEADRIVLATGGTPRPLPVPGDDPAVRRLRTWDDAEGLRERLLPGARVIVVGAGLIGAETAAVAVALGCRVTLVDPVPVPLAAAVGGDIAGALHRRHTTEGIEVVTAGVQSVERSPQGLRVRLTGHGGTLTADTLVVGIGIRPATEAAEAAGLRVDNGVVVHPGQRTSHPNVFAVGDVARPDGHRVRHEHWEAAQRDGEAAALGILGRPVPDPGVPWFWSDRHGSRLEAVGTMADAGRHVLRGDPDSGSFTAFGLRGDRLVAAAAIDRARDIKAARRLIDRGVRLSATELTDERTDLRALLRR
- a CDS encoding SDR family NAD(P)-dependent oxidoreductase; this translates as MGRGWLENEVALITGGGSGIGRAVALRYLAEGARVAILGRTAAQLEEVVRAAGELGDRVLPLTGDVRSTDDLHRAVETTVERLGKLDVLVPNAGIWDYHRSVTRLSGKELGEAFDEIFAINVKGYALAVEAAWRELVATRGSIVMTLSNASLHTDGGGSLYTASKHACLGLLRQFAFELAPSVRVNGVAVGGMRTQLRGPESLGLHHRTLAASFARNEEAQALSGERPPPLIPLYDSSVEPEDFTGPYVLLASRTDSGTVTGAVIPADGGIAVRGFRAPAGGAGL
- a CDS encoding bifunctional 3-phenylpropionate/cinnamic acid dioxygenase ferredoxin subunit: MSTNTSGTAVRVATVGDIEDGEALKVPAEASGHGEAIAVFHDGGAYYALDDTCSHGRASLSEGWIEDGEVECPLHSARFCLKSGEPQCMPATLAVRTHRVEVRDDVIWLHPGRPDERAAE